In Actinoplanes lobatus, the DNA window TGGACGGGGCGTACCGGACGGCGGCCGAGCAGATCACCCACGCGAACCAGGTGATGAGCCGGACGGCAGCCCAGTTCGCGGACGCCGCCCGGGCCCGGCAGGCGCTCGCCGACGAACTGGAGTCGGCGGTGCTGACCGTCTCCGAGCAGGTGGCGACGGCCGCCACCGAGATGGGCCGCTCGGCGAACGGGCTGGCCGACTTCGCCCGGAGCGCGGTCACCGACGCCGAGCGGGGGCTGGGCACGGTGTCGTCGCTGCGTACCTCGTCGGAGGAGATCCGGCACGCGGTCGACCTGATCAACCAGGTGGCGGCGCAGACCCGGCTACTGGCGCTGAACGCCACCATCGAGGCGGCCCGGGCCGGGCCGGCGGGACGCGGCTTCGGCGTGGTGGCCAGCGAGGTGAAGAACCTGGCGAACGAGACCAGCTCGTCCAGCGAGGAGATCATGAGCCAGGTCAGCACGGTGCAGCAGTCGGCGGCCGACGCGATCGCCGTACTGGAGGCGGTCACCGACCGGATCCGGGAGATGAGCGACCTGGTGGACGGCATCGCGGTGGCGGTGGACGGCGGTCACCAGCCGGACGACGGCGGGCTCTCGCAGCTCGCCGAGGTGCTCCGGTCCGAGGTGTCCCGGTTCGTCACGACGATTCGCGCGTCCTGAAGATCTCCTCGATGTCGCCGCGGGCCGGCAGGGCGTTGCTCGCACCGACCCGGCGCACGCAGGCCGCCCCGGCGGCGTTCGCCCAGCGGATCGCGTCGATCAGGTCACGGCCCTCCCCCCAGGCGACGGCCAGCGCCCCGGTGAAGGCGTCCCCGGCCGCGGTGGTGTCGGTCACCTCCACCTTGAAGGCGGGCACGTGCACGTCGGCGCCGTCGCGGTCGGCGTACCGGGAGCCGTTGCCGCTCAGGGTGAGCACCACCCGGGGCACCAGGGCGAGCAGTGCCGCGATGTCCGGCTCGGCCCGGCCGGTGATGGCCCGCGCCTCGGTCTCGTTGACCACCAGCAGGTCGACCTCG includes these proteins:
- a CDS encoding methyl-accepting chemotaxis protein is translated as MRSHPPADSGLENAIRLVTEVCDRARSGDLEARVPQLGDTPAERALRVTVNGLLDQIDAFVRESGAASTAAAEGRFHRRFLTQGLDGAYRTAAEQITHANQVMSRTAAQFADAARARQALADELESAVLTVSEQVATAATEMGRSANGLADFARSAVTDAERGLGTVSSLRTSSEEIRHAVDLINQVAAQTRLLALNATIEAARAGPAGRGFGVVASEVKNLANETSSSSEEIMSQVSTVQQSAADAIAVLEAVTDRIREMSDLVDGIAVAVDGGHQPDDGGLSQLAEVLRSEVSRFVTTIRAS